The Candidatus Zixiibacteriota bacterium genome includes a region encoding these proteins:
- the tuf gene encoding elongation factor Tu, whose product MAKEKFIRKKPHVNVGTIGHVDHGKTTLTAAITMVMNKLTGSAIRTFDSIDNAPEERERGITIATAHVEYESGKRHYAHVDCPGHADYVKNMITGAAQMDGAILVVSAADGPMPQTREHILLARQVGVPYIIVFLNKVDMVDDPELLDLVELEVRDLLTTYQFPGDDIPIIRGSALQAMVAGATGTFNPQDAVFKPILDLVEACDTYIPEPKREIDKPFLMPVEDVFSITGRGTVGTGRVERGVIKQGQEVEVVGIRETRKTVVTGVEMFRKLLDEAQAGDNVGLLLRGVDKDDLERGMVLAAPGSITPHKKFKAEVYVLTKEEGGRHTPFFNGYRPQFYFRTTDVTGVVQLPSGVEMTMPGDNVTMEIELITPIAMEKELRFAIREGGRTIGAGVIHEILE is encoded by the coding sequence ATGGCAAAAGAGAAGTTCATACGGAAGAAGCCGCATGTGAATGTGGGGACGATAGGTCACGTGGATCATGGGAAGACGACGTTGACGGCGGCGATCACGATGGTGATGAACAAGTTGACGGGGAGTGCGATCCGGACGTTTGATTCGATAGATAATGCGCCGGAGGAGCGGGAGCGTGGGATCACGATAGCGACGGCGCACGTGGAGTACGAGTCGGGGAAGCGACATTATGCGCATGTGGACTGTCCGGGTCACGCTGATTACGTGAAGAACATGATCACGGGGGCGGCGCAGATGGACGGAGCGATCCTGGTGGTGAGTGCGGCGGATGGCCCGATGCCGCAGACGCGGGAGCACATTTTGCTGGCTCGTCAGGTGGGGGTGCCGTACATCATCGTGTTTTTGAACAAGGTGGACATGGTGGATGACCCGGAGTTGCTGGATCTGGTGGAGCTTGAGGTGAGGGATTTGTTGACGACGTACCAGTTCCCCGGGGATGATATACCGATCATACGTGGGTCGGCGTTGCAGGCGATGGTGGCGGGAGCGACGGGGACGTTCAATCCGCAGGATGCGGTGTTCAAGCCGATTTTGGATTTGGTGGAGGCGTGCGACACGTACATCCCGGAGCCGAAGCGAGAGATAGACAAGCCGTTTTTGATGCCGGTGGAGGATGTATTTTCGATCACGGGTCGTGGGACGGTGGGGACGGGTCGTGTGGAGCGTGGGGTGATCAAGCAGGGACAGGAGGTGGAGGTAGTGGGGATACGGGAGACGCGGAAGACGGTGGTGACGGGGGTGGAGATGTTCCGGAAGTTGTTGGATGAGGCGCAGGCGGGTGATAATGTGGGGTTGTTGCTGCGTGGGGTGGACAAGGATGATCTGGAGCGAGGGATGGTGTTGGCGGCGCCGGGGAGTATCACGCCGCACAAGAAGTTTAAGGCGGAGGTGTACGTGTTGACGAAAGAGGAGGGGGGTCGTCACACGCCGTTTTTCAACGGGTACCGGCCGCAGTTTTATTTTCGGACGACGGATGTGACGGGGGTGGTGCAGTTGCCGTCGGGGGTGGAGATGACGATGCCTGGGGACAATGTGACGATGGAGATCGAGTTGATCACGCCGATAGCGATGGAGAAGGAGCTGCGGTTCGCCATCCGTGAGGGTGGGCGGACCATCGGCGCCGGCGTCATCCACGAGATCCTGGAATAA
- the rpsJ gene encoding 30S ribosomal protein S10: MQMQKIRIRLKAYDHYSLDRSTKEIARTVLRTGAKIVGPVPLPTKRTVYTVLRSPHVDKKSREQFETRVHKRLIDIYESTPQTVDALMKLDLPAGVDVEIKT; this comes from the coding sequence ATGCAGATGCAGAAAATCAGAATTCGCCTCAAAGCGTACGACCACTATTCGCTCGACCGGTCGACCAAAGAAATCGCGCGGACGGTGCTTCGTACCGGCGCCAAGATTGTCGGACCGGTGCCGCTTCCGACCAAGCGCACCGTCTATACCGTGCTACGCTCGCCGCACGTCGACAAGAAGTCGCGCGAGCAATTTGAAACGCGTGTACACAAACGACTGATAGACATATACGAATCGACGCCGCAGACCGTGGACGCGCTCATGAAGCTCGATCTGCCGGCCGGTGTCGATGTGGAGATCAAGACCTGA
- the rplC gene encoding 50S ribosomal protein L3: MKEILGKKIGMTRLFKETGESIPVTVIEAGPCPVVAKLAADKHGRTGYQVGFGARRAKLVNKPLTGHFAKANVTPTQFLRKIRFDESDLPIGTVLKADMFKEGEVVDVTGISRGLGFQGTMKLHHFGGGPKTHGQSDRWRAPGSVGSSSYPSRVFKGMKMAGKMGKNQVTVLNLSVVKIIPDQNLILVDGPVPGHRGTLVKVRLSNRK, from the coding sequence ATGAAAGAGATACTGGGAAAGAAGATCGGTATGACCCGTCTGTTCAAGGAAACGGGTGAGTCCATTCCGGTGACGGTCATCGAGGCCGGGCCGTGTCCGGTCGTGGCTAAACTGGCCGCCGATAAGCACGGGCGTACTGGTTACCAGGTCGGATTCGGTGCTCGCCGGGCCAAACTGGTCAACAAACCGCTGACCGGACATTTCGCCAAAGCGAACGTGACACCCACACAGTTCCTTCGCAAGATCCGCTTCGATGAGAGCGACCTGCCGATTGGTACCGTGCTGAAAGCGGACATGTTCAAAGAAGGTGAAGTAGTCGATGTCACCGGCATTTCGCGCGGACTTGGCTTTCAGGGCACGATGAAACTGCACCATTTCGGCGGCGGCCCCAAGACGCACGGCCAGTCCGATCGGTGGCGCGCGCCGGGTTCGGTAGGCTCTTCGTCGTACCCCTCGAGAGTATTCAAAGGGATGAAGATGGCCGGCAAGATGGGCAAGAATCAAGTGACGGTGTTGAATCTCAGCGTGGTGAAGATCATTCCGGATCAGAATCTGATTTTGGTGGACGGCCCGGTGCCGGGCCATCGGGGAACGCTGGTCAAGGTGCGGCTCTCGAACCGCAAGTAG
- the rplD gene encoding 50S ribosomal protein L4, translated as MNVKVYNQEGVEVGSVELKPELFGVEPNEAVVHQYVVTYLANQRQGTHQTKTRKEVRGGGKKPFKQKGTGQARMGTTRSPLRRGGGTIFGPHPRDYSAKVPRQMKRLALQSVFSDKARKECIKVLDKIEMSEAKTKAVVGMLTKLAVAGKKCLILDEGKNETVQLSCRNLSKVTYQRASLANGYEVLNADYVIFTKAGLAKAEEVFA; from the coding sequence ATGAATGTGAAAGTATACAACCAGGAAGGCGTGGAGGTCGGCTCGGTCGAGCTCAAACCGGAACTGTTCGGTGTTGAGCCCAACGAGGCCGTGGTCCACCAGTACGTGGTCACTTATCTGGCCAATCAGCGTCAGGGGACACATCAGACCAAGACCCGCAAAGAGGTCCGTGGTGGCGGCAAGAAGCCGTTCAAGCAAAAAGGGACCGGTCAGGCCCGTATGGGGACCACCCGCTCTCCGCTGAGACGCGGCGGCGGGACCATCTTTGGTCCGCATCCCCGGGATTATTCCGCCAAGGTGCCGCGCCAGATGAAGCGCCTGGCTCTTCAGTCGGTCTTTTCGGACAAGGCACGCAAAGAGTGCATCAAGGTGCTCGACAAGATCGAAATGTCCGAAGCCAAGACTAAGGCAGTTGTGGGCATGCTGACCAAACTGGCCGTCGCGGGCAAGAAGTGCCTCATTCTCGATGAAGGCAAAAACGAGACGGTGCAGTTGTCCTGCCGTAATCTGTCGAAGGTCACGTATCAGCGGGCTTCGCTCGCCAACGGATACGAAGTGTTGAATGCGGATTATGTGATATTCACGAAGGCCGGACTGGCCAAGGCTGAGGAGGTGTTCGCATGA
- the rplW gene encoding 50S ribosomal protein L23 — protein MSFDPRSVIRTHITTERTTALRARNREYVFEVDKRATKFTIKLAVEKAFNVKVETVRTMTMPGKVKRLGRFEGKTSTWKKAVVRLKKDQAITMFENV, from the coding sequence ATGAGTTTCGACCCGCGCTCAGTGATTCGAACGCATATCACAACCGAACGTACGACCGCCCTTCGCGCCAGGAATCGCGAGTACGTGTTCGAGGTTGACAAACGTGCGACCAAGTTCACGATCAAGCTGGCGGTGGAAAAGGCATTCAACGTCAAGGTGGAAACGGTCCGCACGATGACCATGCCCGGCAAGGTGAAACGGTTGGGTCGGTTCGAGGGAAAAACGTCGACCTGGAAGAAGGCTGTCGTTCGCCTCAAAAAGGACCAGGCGATCACGATGTTCGAGAACGTGTAG
- the rplB gene encoding 50S ribosomal protein L2 produces the protein MGIKRFRPVTPSMRFRTVASFEEITSAVPEASLLEPLRKSGGRNNKGRVTAYCRGGGHKRHYRVVDFKRDKREIPARVASVEYDPNRSARIALLHYADGEKRYIVAPMDLKVGDTIMAGDSAEIKVGNAMPLARMPLGTNAYNVEMRPGKGGQFARSAGSFVQVVAREAGKVILKMPSGEMRYVPAICYGTIGQVSNPDHKNLTWGKAGASRWRGVRPSVRGVAMNPIDHPMGGGEGRSSGGRHPCTPWGKKTKGLKTRSKRKSLKHLVEDRRKKKV, from the coding sequence ATGGGTATCAAACGATTTCGTCCGGTCACGCCGTCGATGCGGTTCCGCACGGTGGCCTCGTTCGAGGAGATAACATCCGCCGTGCCGGAAGCCTCGCTTCTGGAGCCGCTGCGGAAATCCGGCGGCCGAAACAACAAAGGACGCGTGACGGCGTACTGCCGCGGCGGCGGCCACAAGCGGCACTACCGCGTGGTGGATTTCAAACGCGACAAGCGCGAGATCCCGGCCCGCGTGGCCTCGGTCGAATACGATCCGAATCGCTCGGCCCGCATCGCCCTTCTGCACTATGCCGATGGCGAAAAGCGATATATTGTCGCGCCGATGGACTTGAAAGTCGGCGACACGATCATGGCAGGAGACAGTGCGGAGATAAAAGTCGGCAATGCCATGCCGCTGGCCCGCATGCCGCTTGGCACCAACGCGTACAATGTCGAAATGCGCCCCGGTAAAGGAGGCCAGTTCGCACGTTCCGCGGGCTCGTTTGTCCAGGTGGTGGCGCGCGAAGCCGGTAAGGTGATTCTCAAGATGCCCTCGGGAGAGATGAGATATGTCCCGGCTATTTGCTACGGCACGATTGGACAGGTATCCAATCCGGATCACAAGAACCTGACGTGGGGGAAGGCGGGCGCGTCGCGCTGGCGTGGTGTCCGGCCCTCTGTCCGCGGCGTGGCCATGAACCCGATCGACCATCCGATGGGCGGCGGCGAAGGGCGTAGTTCGGGAGGCCGACACCCCTGCACACCGTGGGGAAAGAAGACTAAAGGCCTCAAGACACGCAGCAAGCGGAAATCGCTGAAGCACCTGGTGGAAGATCGCAGGAAGAAGAAAGTCTGA
- the rpsS gene encoding 30S ribosomal protein S19, translated as MPRSLKKGPFIDPTLLKKVEDANRSGDKKVIKTWSRRSTISPEFVGNTFAVHNGNKFIPIYVTENMVGHKLGEFAPTRTFRGHSGKLVERTSTVKGQPQG; from the coding sequence ATGCCCCGCTCTTTGAAAAAAGGTCCGTTCATTGACCCCACGCTGCTGAAAAAAGTCGAAGACGCTAATCGCAGCGGCGACAAGAAGGTCATCAAGACCTGGTCGCGTCGCTCGACGATCAGTCCCGAATTCGTGGGGAACACCTTTGCCGTGCACAACGGCAACAAATTCATCCCCATCTACGTGACCGAGAACATGGTCGGGCACAAGCTGGGCGAGTTTGCGCCGACCCGCACGTTCCGCGGCCACAGCGGCAAACTGGTCGAACGCACGTCAACTGTCAAGGGTCAGCCACAGGGGTAA
- the rplV gene encoding 50S ribosomal protein L22: MAVTTTARLRYVSIPPRKMRVVAQLVQGMPIQKALDALNFMPRVAAHHVAKTLKSAAANALSLEGTAHLKPEDLMVKSIYVDDAPMAKRIRFQSMGRVFRYRKRYCHLTVILAERPHPKPALAAGDKTKAVAKAGEGVAGAKAEKTSSAKPAKKKVAAKAKTPAKKTVKKTAKK, translated from the coding sequence ATGGCCGTAACGACTACAGCCCGACTGCGCTATGTCAGCATCCCGCCGCGCAAAATGCGCGTGGTGGCCCAGTTGGTTCAGGGGATGCCGATACAGAAGGCGCTCGATGCGCTCAATTTTATGCCGCGCGTGGCGGCTCATCATGTCGCGAAGACGCTCAAGTCGGCCGCTGCTAACGCGCTGTCGCTCGAGGGGACGGCGCATCTGAAGCCGGAAGACCTGATGGTCAAGAGCATCTATGTCGACGACGCCCCGATGGCCAAGCGAATCCGGTTTCAGTCGATGGGTCGTGTGTTCCGGTATCGTAAGCGCTACTGCCATCTGACGGTGATCCTGGCCGAGCGGCCGCATCCAAAACCCGCTCTCGCTGCCGGTGACAAGACCAAAGCGGTTGCGAAGGCCGGTGAAGGGGTCGCAGGCGCCAAGGCCGAAAAGACATCGAGTGCCAAGCCGGCCAAGAAGAAAGTTGCCGCCAAAGCGAAGACACCGGCGAAGAAGACAGTGAAGAAAACCGCGAAAAAATGA
- the rpsC gene encoding 30S ribosomal protein S3 yields the protein MGQKTNPIGLRLGIIKQWNSRWYAPDRQFADLVHEDMQIKRYINRRLDNAGIANVVIARAPKKVTVDIMTARPGIVIGRRGAEVDKLREELQLLTKKDIMLNIVEVRKPELDAKLVADSVARQLEGRVSFRRAMKKSLQATMKMGAQGIKIQCGGRLGGAEIARTEKYKEGRVPLHTLRADIDYGTSTAVTTYGCIGVKVWICRGEVLDAAAVFRQEEAKAEAESPMAPMARPRRDHGGPDRGDRGGRKRPRGRVRRGGGPGPGDDRFAPHGRRPESGAPRSDNAGGDQSRNAGHGTDEKR from the coding sequence TTGGGACAGAAAACCAATCCAATCGGTTTGCGACTGGGAATCATCAAGCAGTGGAATAGTCGCTGGTATGCCCCCGACCGCCAGTTTGCCGACCTCGTCCACGAGGATATGCAGATCAAGCGGTACATCAATCGGCGACTGGATAATGCCGGTATTGCCAATGTGGTGATCGCCCGCGCGCCGAAGAAAGTTACCGTGGACATCATGACCGCGCGTCCCGGCATCGTCATTGGCCGTCGTGGCGCAGAGGTGGACAAACTGCGCGAAGAGCTCCAGTTGCTCACCAAGAAAGACATCATGCTGAACATCGTGGAGGTTCGCAAGCCGGAGTTGGATGCCAAGCTGGTGGCGGACTCGGTTGCCCGGCAACTTGAGGGACGCGTATCGTTCCGCCGCGCCATGAAAAAGAGCTTGCAGGCGACCATGAAGATGGGCGCTCAGGGAATAAAGATTCAGTGCGGCGGGCGCCTCGGTGGCGCCGAAATCGCTCGCACGGAAAAGTACAAGGAAGGGCGCGTGCCGCTGCATACGCTCCGGGCCGATATCGATTACGGCACCTCCACGGCCGTCACCACGTATGGTTGCATCGGCGTGAAAGTATGGATTTGTCGTGGCGAGGTTCTGGATGCGGCGGCCGTTTTCCGTCAGGAAGAAGCCAAAGCCGAAGCCGAATCGCCAATGGCGCCTATGGCGCGTCCTCGGCGTGATCACGGTGGTCCCGATCGCGGCGACCGAGGCGGTCGGAAACGCCCGCGTGGTCGCGTCCGGCGAGGCGGTGGTCCTGGTCCGGGTGACGATCGATTTGCACCGCACGGCCGGCGTCCGGAAAGCGGCGCTCCTCGCAGCGACAACGCCGGTGGCGATCAATCGCGCAATGCCGGCCACGGCACGGATGAAAAGCGGTAG
- the rplP gene encoding 50S ribosomal protein L16, whose product MLMPKRTKYRKAQRGRMTGKATTGAAVSFGEYGLKALEPCWLTNRQIEAARVALTRHLKRGGKIWIRIFPDKPVTKKPAETRMGKGKGAPEYWVAVVKPGRMLFEIEGVDEKLAREALRLAANKLPLKTRFVGRHETEGA is encoded by the coding sequence ATGTTAATGCCGAAGAGGACAAAGTATCGCAAGGCGCAGCGCGGCCGGATGACCGGCAAGGCCACCACCGGCGCGGCTGTCAGCTTTGGCGAATACGGTTTGAAAGCGCTGGAACCGTGTTGGCTGACCAACCGCCAGATCGAAGCGGCCCGCGTGGCCCTGACCCGTCACCTCAAGCGGGGCGGCAAGATCTGGATCCGCATTTTCCCTGACAAGCCCGTGACTAAAAAACCAGCCGAGACCCGCATGGGGAAGGGCAAAGGGGCACCGGAATATTGGGTGGCGGTAGTCAAGCCGGGACGGATGCTGTTTGAGATCGAGGGTGTCGACGAAAAGCTGGCGCGTGAGGCGCTGCGGCTGGCCGCCAACAAGCTCCCGCTGAAAACCAGATTTGTCGGCCGCCATGAGACGGAGGGTGCATAA
- the rpsQ gene encoding 30S ribosomal protein S17 → MTETTNRTTRRKIRVGFVISDKMHKSIIVRVDRTMKHALYQKTVRTFSKLYAHDENNEARIGDLVRVMETRPISKTKHWRLLEIVEKAK, encoded by the coding sequence ATGACTGAGACGACCAACCGTACCACCCGTCGAAAAATCCGCGTGGGCTTTGTCATTTCGGACAAGATGCATAAGAGCATCATCGTTCGGGTCGACCGGACCATGAAACACGCGCTGTATCAGAAGACGGTGCGGACGTTTTCCAAGTTGTACGCGCACGACGAGAACAACGAAGCGAGGATCGGCGACTTGGTGCGCGTGATGGAAACGCGGCCGATCTCCAAGACCAAGCACTGGCGTTTGCTTGAGATCGTGGAAAAGGCGAAGTAA